A stretch of Lathyrus oleraceus cultivar Zhongwan6 chromosome 6, CAAS_Psat_ZW6_1.0, whole genome shotgun sequence DNA encodes these proteins:
- the LOC127092528 gene encoding isocitrate dehydrogenase [NAD] catalytic subunit 5, mitochondrial — MASQILRRTLGSRYFANHRPFSSVSTPIRATLFPGDGIGPEIADSVKQIFQAAEAPIEWEEHYVGTEVDPRTQSFLTWESLESVRRNKVGLKGPMATPIGKGHRSLNLTLRKELNLYANVRPCYSLSGYKTRYDNVDLVTIRENTEGEYSGLEHQVVRGVVESIKIITRQASTRVAEYAFHYAKAHGRKRVSAIHKANIMQKTDGLFLKCCREVAEKYPDIKYEEVVIDNCCMMLVKNPALFDVLVMPNLYGDIISDLCAGLIGGLGLTPSINIGGGGIALAEAVHGSAPDIAGKNLANPTALLLSSVSMLRHLDLHDNADRIQNAILNTIAEGKYRTADLGGISKTTEFTKAIIDHL; from the exons ATGGCTTCTCAGATCCTCAGACGAACACTCGGAAGCCGCTATTTCGCAAACCATAGGCCCTTCTCTTCCGTTTCAACTCCGATCCGCGCCACTCTTTTCCCCGGCGATGGTATTGGTCCCGAGATCGCCGATTCCGTCAAACAG ATATTCCAAGCTGCTGAAGCACCAATAGAATGGGAAGAGCACTATGTAGGGACCGAAGTCGACCCTAGAACCCAGAGCTTTCTGACATGGGAAAGTCTGGAATCAGTTCGGCGGAATAAGGTTGGCTTGAAAGGGCCAATGGCCACCCCTATTGGAAAAGGGCATCGTTCATTAAACCTTACTCTGAGAAAAGAACTAAATTTATATGCCAATGTTCGACCTTGCTACAGCCTTTCTGGATACAAAACTCGATATGATAATGTTGATCTCGTTACAATCCGTGAAAATACAGAAGGCGAGTATAGTGGACTTGAACATCAG GTTGTGAGGGGTGTAGTAGAAAGTATTAAAATTATTACACGACAAGCAAGTACAAGGGTGGCTGAGTATGCTTTTCACTACGCCAAAGCACATGGAAGAAAGAGGGTGTCTGCTATACACAAAGCCAATATTATGCAAAAGACGGATGGTCTTTTCCTCAAG TGTTGCCGTGAAGTTGCAGAGAAGTATCCTGATATAAAGTATGAGGAAGTTGTCATTGACAATTGCTGCATGATG CTTGTGAAGAATCCTGCACTTTTCGATGTACTGGTGATGCCTAACCTGTATGGCGATATAATCAGCGATCTCTGTGCTGGTTTGATTGGGGGATTGGGCTTGACACCAAG CATTAACATTGGTGGGGGAGGCATTGCACTTGCTGAGGCTGTACATGGTTCAGCACCTGATATCGCTGGAAAG AATTTGGCAAATCCAACAGCTTTGCTGCTGAGTTCTGTCTCAATGTTGCGCCATTTGGATCTCCATGACAACGCAGATCGGATTCAAAATGCAATCCTCAACACAATTGCAGAAGGGAAGTACCGAACTGCCGATCTTGGCGGCATTTCAAAGACAACCGAATTTACAAAAGCGATTATTGACCATCTTTGA